In a genomic window of Rhododendron vialii isolate Sample 1 chromosome 12a, ASM3025357v1:
- the LOC131311511 gene encoding uncharacterized protein LOC131311511: MFLKLAKDMCPEGNTIPGSYDEAKMMVQDFHLQVVKERLRNTGNMPASPSCAVVQDRGLSTLGNGDYVQQGDPFFKGGVAENSPSKAEKVRREKRTSSEFSSEVGDGRSSRLRGPPKTLLDVDSKGPWNTQPSRSEHKKKLHEKIDILRLARNRR, encoded by the exons ATGTTCCTTAAACTGGCCAAGGATATGTGTCCGGAGGGTAATACGATTCCGGGGTCCTATGATGAGGCTAAAATGATGGTTCAGGATTTTCATTTGCAGGTGGTGAAGGAGAGACTGCGTAACACCGGGAACATGCCTGCCTCTCCTTCGTG TGCCGTGGTTCAAGATAGAGGACTTTCTACCCTGGGTAACGGGGACTATGTGCAACAAGGAGATCCCTTTTTTAAAGGAGGGGTGGCGGAAAACTCTCCTTCAAAGGCAGAAAAAGTGAGGAGGGAGAAGCGAACCTCATCTGAGTTTAGTTCAGAAGTTGGTGACGGTCGATCTTCACGTCTCAGAGGGCCTCCCAAGACCCTCTTAGATGTTGACTCCAAAGGTCCATGGAATACTCAACCTTCGAGAAGTGAGCATAAGAAGAAGCTGCATGAGAAAATTGATATCCTCAGGCTTGCTAGAAATAGAAGGTGA